A region of the Stieleria neptunia genome:
CACCCAAGACCCCCACCACGTGATGCCAGCCGCCGACGATGCGTTTGGGGCCTGCGACGGTCGCGAGTCCCTGTTCGCTGCGAACCAAAAATTGCGGTTTGCCGGCTTTGAGTGTCAGCGCGAATCCGGCGGCCGGCCCGCCGCGGGCGATGATCACGCCCTGGGGCTTAGTCGATGTGATCCAGGCCTCCACCGTGATCGGTTTGCCCTGCGGATTTAAACTCGGCGATTTCGGGAACGAGGCCGATGGAGCCGACGGGCCGCCACCGCCACGCTTCTTCCCAAACCCCTCCGGGATCTCCGGCGGGTTCTGCTCGGCGGAGAACAACTGGTGTTCCAACACCGTGGTCCAACGCAGGTATTGTGGTTTGCGGCCGTAACCGTAAACGTACCCGTCGCCTTTGACCAGGATTCGGCCCGAGGGCGCGAACTTGCCGGCTTGGTAGTAACCGCCGTGACCACCGGCAAAGCTTTGCCCCAGCACCCAATACGATCGATGGAACCAGGTGTCATCCAGGAATCCCATCGGTGCGAAGATATGCGCGTCCTCGCCACGTTGCTTGGACGCTTGGGTGGCGAAGTCGCCGGAATTCGGTCCGATTTCCAACCGGTTGCCTTCGAAGTCAAATTTCTGTGACTTCATGTAAATGTGCCGCCCGTCGGTGGACAAGATGTCGGGAAGCCCGACCGGCATTTGCAGGATTTGAATTTTTTCCTGCAGGTTGTTGCCGCTGTCGGGATTGGTTTCATCCATGATCGTTTCGGAGAGTTTTTTGCCGGTGGCCAAATCCAGCCGCAGCAGACGCAACCCGCCGTCAAGGAAATTTGATCGTCCGGCGACGGTGTACACCGTGTCATCGTGAATCAGCACGCTGCCGTGGACCGGCCATAAGGATTCCAGTTGTTCATAGGCCATCGCACGGCGATCCATCGGCGCCGCACGGTAACGCCAAACCAATTCTCCGTCGGTCGTCAAGCAATACACCCATCCATCGGCGCCGCCGAAGACGACTCGGCCGCGGTGAATCGTCGGCGGCGAATCGATCCGTGCACCGGCGGTGAAGGTCCATTTTGAATCGCCCGTCGTCTCGTCCAGGGCGTGCAAGGTGTGCTGGTCGATCTGCGCCACGTAGACGACGCCGCCGGCGATGACCGGCGAGGTCAGCCGGCCACCCAGGTTGACCGTCCACTTGGAATCAACGTCTTCGGAAATCGGGCCGCTGGTCGTGCCGCTGCGGCCGGCGTCGTGGCGATAGGTCGGCCAGTCATCCGCCGGCGTCGCAGCGGCCGGTTGGGTCGCTGCCAGTTCCGCACCAAACGCGGGACCTTTTTCACGCCGTCCCGCCTCCAACACCTTCGTCGGGATCGGTCGCGTGGGGGCCAGCGGGGCCAGGGCATTGAATCCGAACAGCTTGGCTTCCGGGTAACAGGCACAATTGTGTGGCGGTGCGTAGGTCAATCCGTTGCAAGGCATCACGCCATACAAACACCCACCACGCACCCAGTGATTGATATCCCAGTGTTCCTTGTCCGGATCAACAAACTCGATTCCGGTCCGCGACGGCATCAGGAAATTATCGGTCGCCTTGGCGATGTAGCAGCGGTGGTGAAACCAATACGTGTCCACATCGGGCGCGAACGATTTGACGACTTCACCGGTTCTCGGGTTGCGTCCGGTGTAAACGCCGCTGTCCTTGCCCGAGGTCAACGGTGCCAGCCAAACCAATCCGTCGACGACCATCAAGTCTTGCGGCGATTGATAGCCGCTATTGGGGAAACTTGCGTCCCACAGTTTTTCGCCGCTCTTGGCGTCGCTGCTGATCATCTTGCCGTCGCCGCCGGCATACAACACCACGTCGTTGTAGACGACCAGACGCGGTCCGAAGTTAAACGTGAACGCATCGCGGCGGGTCACCGACTCACTTTCCCAGACGACGTCGCCCGAGCGTCCGTCCAAGCTGACGATCTTTTCGCCATCGTGAAAGTAGAGTTGCGAGTCTTTGGCGGCCAGGGTCAGCGGAGAAACCTTGGTCTTCTTGGCCCACAGCTGTTTTCCCGTGCTGGCCTGAAACGCCATCAACACACGCGGTTCTTCGTTCCAGAAAAAGCTGCGTGAACGCGCCTGGTCACCGACCGTGCCGTGCAGCGGGGCGTAGTCTTCCAGCTCCGCCTTTCCTTTTCGTACGACTAGGAACAACAAGTCGCCCGTCGAGATGATCTCTTCGGTCGCGTCGCTGCCTTCGTAGGTCCGCAGCAGTTCACCGGTGGCGGCATCGAGTGCCGACAGGGGCGCGTTGAATCCCAGCGTGACGAAAACTTCCGAGTCGGTCGAAACCAATCGGCGCGACAACTGCGACGGTCCGCTTTTAAGCGGCCAGAGGTGTGGCTGCCAGTGGTCGATGTCTTTTTTCCACAACACGCTGCCGTTGAAGGCATCCCGCGCGATCAATTTCCATTTCGGCGGCAACTGGATCGAAATCCGACTGCCCTCGTCCATGATGTAAAACATCCGTCCGCCGGTGGAAACCAATGCGCTCATGCTGGCCATCCGGTCGTGGTGCCGCGACCAACGCGGGCTGCCCACCCATTGCAAGTGACGCGGCGGCGCGACGACGTCGTCATGGGCGACCGAGTTGCCGGTGGCATCGTGCAAGTAATGCGACCACTCGTCGATGTTGTCCGGGCGCGGTTTGCGAACCTTGGTCCATTGGCCGGCCTGTTTGATCAGGGCAACCCCGTTGGGAACCAGCACCCGCGTCACCTCGTCCATCGTGACGTCGCCGAGCGATTCGGCGATCAGCAGATTCACCATGTTGTCGACATAGGGAAGCTGGTAGCCATCGATGCGATCGAACGCCACGTCACCATAGCCGCCCTCGCCAAGCACCCGGTCGCGAATCGCTTTCAAGCCGGCCGCATCGGTGACCAAGCCGTGCACCTGAGTCGAATCGTTTTGCCGCAGCGCCGCGGTGAGTCGACCATCCCCCGCGCCCAGATGCACAAAAAAACCTGCTTTGACGCCCGCCTGATCGATCAGCGCGGCCGCATCCTCCTGCACGTCCGCACGGCCGACATCGGGAAAACCAGCCACTCCAAGGAACAGACAAGCACAAACGACGGCTCGAATCGGGAATCGCATCATGGATCAGCTCCGGACGAAGCGAACGGCGGGGGAAACGGCAAGACGTTGATTGTAACCCTCACCGAGCCCCCGCGTTGGCGTCGTGGCGGAGAATGATTGACGGAATCACAACCACCCACGTTCGGATCGCAGTTTCGTGGTGGGCAACTCGACGCATCGGGTTCATCGACCTTTGGTACGAGCTATGCTACTGCGGTAGAATTCCGCGCGTGTCCCGCCGGCAGTCGCCCCTCGCACCACCAATTCGGAAATGTCCTCAAAACCTGCCAAACCGTCGAAAAATGGCACCAGCAGCTCGAAGGCGAAGTCAAAGAAGAAGTCCAAACGCCGCAACCGCCTTGTCGCTGACGGTGACACCTCACCCTCGCTGACGCCGGACGAGTTGCAGGCCTTTGAGGTCGACCAATCCGTCGCGGCGGCCCAGCAGAGCAAGATCACCGCGGTCCGCGACATCATCGAGACGACGCCGCCGCATGACGTGCACACGCTGGCCAAGACGCTGGAAGTGATCATCGACGGCGCCTCGCCCGAAGACGCCACCGTGCTCCGCAATGCCTTGCTCAAAAAAGCTCGCCCCTCGTCCGCCGGGCGTGGCCGCAGCAGCCCCGACGACCAGCTCGCCAGCGGGTGGCGCGACGGGGCCTTCCCCTATCGCAACTTGATGTCGCGAAAAAACTATGAAAAGCAAAAGTACCAACTGCAGGTCGAGCTGCTGAAGCTTCAGGCCTGGGTCAAGGAATCCAAAGAGAAGGTCGTCATCCTGTTCGAAGGCCGCGATGCCGCCGGCAAAGGTGGAACCATCAAACGTTTCATGGAACACCTCAATCCCCGCGGTGCACGTGTCGTCGCGTTGGAAAAACCGAGCGAAACCGAACGCGGGCAATGGTACTTTCAACGCTACATCCAACATCTGCCCACCGCGGGCGAAATCACCATGTTCGACCGATCGTGGTACAACCGCGCCGGTGTCGAACGCGTGATGGGGTTTTGCAGCGACGATGAATACGCCGAATTCATGCGGCAAGTGCCCGACTTTGAACGGAACCTGGTCCGCAGTGGCACCTGGTTGATCAAATTCTGGTTCTCGGTCAGCCAAGAGGAGCAACGCCGCCGGTTCAAGGAACGCGAAGCCCATCCGCTGAAACAATGGAAACTCTCGCCGGTCGACCTGGCCTCGCTGGATAAGTGGGACGATTACACCCGTGCCAAAGAAGCGATGTTCTTCTATTCGGACACCTATGACGCCCCGTGGACGGTCGTCAAATCGGATTGCAAAAAACGCGCCCGGCTCAATGCGATGCGGTTCGTCCTGAACACCATCCCCTACGCCAATCGAGATCTGGAGCGAATCGGCACCGTCGATCCGCTGCTGGTCGGTCGGGCGAATCTGGTCTCCCAAAACCGGGACTAAACCACGGGACTAAACAACACGTCAGTTTTGTTAGCGGCAGGGCGCGAGCCCTCCGGTCTTTGAAGTGTTTCCGAGCTGCGACCGGACGGCTCGCGCCGTTCCGCTAACACCTTGATTTGTTTGTTCGAACCAGCCCGCGAGCCTTCCCGGTCGGCACAACCCGAAGATGAAATCGAGACGGCACATCAAGTTGACCCCTTGATTCCTGATCAAGCACCCATCCGCATGGATCCGATACGCTACGTTAGTAGCGCGTGCTCATTCTCTCTTCCAATCGACCGCTTCGGTCAAGGATCCCAACATGGCAACCGGCAATCCCTACGAAACCCCTAACGTCTCTCATTCGATCACCCCTTCGCGTCGAACCGTCACGGTGAAACGGCTGGACGTGATGTCCTGCGGAGTCATGCTGGGCGTGCTGTACGCCATCATCGGGTTGTTCGTGGGAGGATTGGTCACGCTGATGGCACTGGGCGGGATGGCGGCACAGGGAGGCGACGCGATGGCAGGCCTGATCGGCGGCATCGGTGCGATCATCCTGATGCCGTTGTTCTACGGCTTCGGCGGATTCATCGGTGGCGTCATCGGCGCGCTGCTCTACAACCTGTGTGCCACCTTCGTCGGCGGCATCAAGTTCGATCTGGAGTGACCGGCGGGGCTGTGTTACCGGGTTGCCGCGGTCTTGCGGCGATGCGGTGCCGCAGTTGTCGGTCGCGTCGCCACAGAGCCGCATCAACGGCGAGCGTTTCATCGCATTGGGAACGATCGCCGATCTGCCCCGCGCGCTCACGCGCCGGACCCATTTCACTCCGTCGTGCGGTTCGCCGCCGAGCGTCACGACGCCATGGGTGGGCCGGTTCGGCTGCCGTCGTCTCTGTTCCAACCCACTTGGTCCGCTGTTTGCATTACAGTCCCGTGTCGACCGGGAGCCTGGCTCCCCAGCGTGGAACGCGTCAAGGAGACACTGGGAAAGTGGAACGGCCAATAGAATTCAACCATCGCTTCGGTTTGGTCCGCGAATCCGTCTGGATCGCACTGAATTCAATTCCGGCCAGTCTTCGCCCCCTGTTTCTTCGCCGACCAGCTCCATCGCGGGATCAAGTCAGGCGGGACTCCCGAGTGGCCCTGCCGTCGAGACGAAAAAACGCACCCTAGTCGTG
Encoded here:
- a CDS encoding outer membrane protein assembly factor BamB family protein, giving the protein MMRFPIRAVVCACLFLGVAGFPDVGRADVQEDAAALIDQAGVKAGFFVHLGAGDGRLTAALRQNDSTQVHGLVTDAAGLKAIRDRVLGEGGYGDVAFDRIDGYQLPYVDNMVNLLIAESLGDVTMDEVTRVLVPNGVALIKQAGQWTKVRKPRPDNIDEWSHYLHDATGNSVAHDDVVAPPRHLQWVGSPRWSRHHDRMASMSALVSTGGRMFYIMDEGSRISIQLPPKWKLIARDAFNGSVLWKKDIDHWQPHLWPLKSGPSQLSRRLVSTDSEVFVTLGFNAPLSALDAATGELLRTYEGSDATEEIISTGDLLFLVVRKGKAELEDYAPLHGTVGDQARSRSFFWNEEPRVLMAFQASTGKQLWAKKTKVSPLTLAAKDSQLYFHDGEKIVSLDGRSGDVVWESESVTRRDAFTFNFGPRLVVYNDVVLYAGGDGKMISSDAKSGEKLWDASFPNSGYQSPQDLMVVDGLVWLAPLTSGKDSGVYTGRNPRTGEVVKSFAPDVDTYWFHHRCYIAKATDNFLMPSRTGIEFVDPDKEHWDINHWVRGGCLYGVMPCNGLTYAPPHNCACYPEAKLFGFNALAPLAPTRPIPTKVLEAGRREKGPAFGAELAATQPAAATPADDWPTYRHDAGRSGTTSGPISEDVDSKWTVNLGGRLTSPVIAGGVVYVAQIDQHTLHALDETTGDSKWTFTAGARIDSPPTIHRGRVVFGGADGWVYCLTTDGELVWRYRAAPMDRRAMAYEQLESLWPVHGSVLIHDDTVYTVAGRSNFLDGGLRLLRLDLATGKKLSETIMDETNPDSGNNLQEKIQILQMPVGLPDILSTDGRHIYMKSQKFDFEGNRLEIGPNSGDFATQASKQRGEDAHIFAPMGFLDDTWFHRSYWVLGQSFAGGHGGYYQAGKFAPSGRILVKGDGYVYGYGRKPQYLRWTTVLEHQLFSAEQNPPEIPEGFGKKRGGGGPSAPSASFPKSPSLNPQGKPITVEAWITSTKPQGVIIARGGPAAGFALTLKAGKPQFLVRSEQGLATVAGPKRIVGGWHHVVGVLGEDKTMSLYVDGELAASGKSGGLIHTDPAQGMDIGADGQTAVGDYTSPLPFAGAIDEVRLYFQAATAEQIAKRYDDGSEISADAVLAVSFDDGTARDHGLHRNNGTLQGGKLVEGKFGKAIQFTSRNQGPKKKAGNNSTVKPGDSLVKPKWAKDVPVYVRGMVLAGNKLFIVGPPDTINEEETFQKLSESDPEVQALLDDQDAALMGKDGSSLLAVNIDTGEIENEIKLDTLPAWDGLAGANGSLFLSTLDGSVMCFGK
- the ppk2 gene encoding polyphosphate kinase 2; its protein translation is MSSKPAKPSKNGTSSSKAKSKKKSKRRNRLVADGDTSPSLTPDELQAFEVDQSVAAAQQSKITAVRDIIETTPPHDVHTLAKTLEVIIDGASPEDATVLRNALLKKARPSSAGRGRSSPDDQLASGWRDGAFPYRNLMSRKNYEKQKYQLQVELLKLQAWVKESKEKVVILFEGRDAAGKGGTIKRFMEHLNPRGARVVALEKPSETERGQWYFQRYIQHLPTAGEITMFDRSWYNRAGVERVMGFCSDDEYAEFMRQVPDFERNLVRSGTWLIKFWFSVSQEEQRRRFKEREAHPLKQWKLSPVDLASLDKWDDYTRAKEAMFFYSDTYDAPWTVVKSDCKKRARLNAMRFVLNTIPYANRDLERIGTVDPLLVGRANLVSQNRD